In a genomic window of Bacteroidales bacterium:
- the rseP gene encoding RIP metalloprotease RseP, translating into MEVLIKIAQLLLSLSILVIVHEFGHYITARMFKTRVEKFYLFFDPWFSLFKFKKGDTEYGIGWLPLGGYVKIAGMIDESMDKEQMKQPPQPWEFRSKKAWQRFIIMVAGVVMNVILAMVIYIAMLAAWGERYLPNSEVKDGIAVDSLAMEAGLRSGDKVLKVDDIVIEDFFDILPNLLLENAKTMTVLRNDTIKNLDIPSDFVKKLINSERANVIMPRIPMIIDSILPNSLNAASELRKGDEVIEINDKPIKFNDEFKSEASNYKGQEVPIKVIRQGDTLSFPVKINQNGLLETYILADLSRFFNIATKNYSFWEAIPAGINKAGTKISEYWKQLKLMFNKDVRAYENVGGFITMGKIFPGVWDWQSFWNLTAFLSLMLAVLNILPIPALDGGHVLFLLIEMITGRKVSQKVLEIAQYIGLLILFIILIWANLNDVIKLF; encoded by the coding sequence ATGGAAGTTCTTATTAAAATTGCTCAACTTCTTTTAAGCCTTTCTATTCTTGTTATAGTACACGAATTTGGTCATTACATTACTGCTAGAATGTTTAAAACAAGAGTAGAAAAGTTTTATCTTTTTTTCGATCCTTGGTTTTCTTTATTCAAATTTAAAAAAGGTGATACTGAATATGGAATTGGCTGGCTTCCTTTGGGCGGATATGTAAAAATAGCTGGCATGATTGACGAGTCTATGGACAAAGAGCAGATGAAACAACCTCCTCAACCATGGGAATTCAGAAGCAAAAAAGCATGGCAAAGATTTATTATCATGGTTGCTGGGGTAGTTATGAATGTTATTTTAGCAATGGTTATTTACATTGCAATGTTGGCAGCTTGGGGCGAAAGATATTTGCCAAATAGCGAAGTAAAAGATGGTATTGCAGTTGATTCCCTCGCTATGGAGGCAGGATTAAGATCTGGAGACAAGGTTTTAAAAGTGGATGATATTGTAATTGAAGATTTTTTCGATATTCTTCCAAATCTTTTGCTTGAAAATGCAAAAACAATGACTGTTTTAAGAAACGACACGATTAAAAATCTTGATATTCCTAGCGATTTTGTTAAAAAACTAATTAATTCCGAACGGGCTAATGTTATTATGCCGCGTATTCCTATGATTATTGACAGCATTCTTCCAAATTCATTAAATGCTGCATCAGAATTAAGAAAAGGAGATGAAGTCATAGAAATTAACGATAAACCCATCAAGTTTAACGATGAGTTTAAATCTGAAGCCTCAAATTATAAAGGACAAGAAGTCCCTATTAAAGTTATTAGGCAAGGTGATACTCTTTCTTTTCCAGTAAAAATTAATCAAAATGGACTCCTTGAAACTTATATATTAGCCGATTTAAGTCGCTTTTTTAATATTGCAACAAAAAATTATTCGTTTTGGGAAGCAATTCCTGCAGGAATAAACAAGGCAGGCACAAAAATATCCGAATATTGGAAGCAACTTAAGCTAATGTTTAATAAAGATGTTAGAGCTTATGAAAATGTTGGAGGTTTTATTACAATGGGAAAAATATTCCCTGGCGTTTGGGATTGGCAGTCTTTCTGGAACCTAACGGCATTTCTGTCGCTTATGTTGGCGGTGTTAAACATATTGCCAATTCCAGCTCTTGATGGAGGACATGTTCTTTTCCTTTTAATTGAAATGATAACCGGTAGAAAAGTTTCACAAAAAGTGCTGGAAATAGCACAATATATTGGTTTGCTAATTTTATTTATAATATTAATTTGGGCAAATTTGAATGATGTTATAAAATTGTTTTAA